The following is a genomic window from bacterium.
GCTCGCCTTCGGAGGCCTTCTTCAGCGCTGCGTTCACTTCGTCCGCAGTCGCCTGCTTGGAGAGCGTAGCCACCAGGTCTACGAGCGAGACGTTGAGCGTCGGCACGCGGACCGAGATACCGTCGAGCTTGCCCGCGAGCATGGGCAGAACGAGGCCGACTGCCTTAGCGGCGCCGGTGGTCGTGGGTATCTGCGATACTGCGGCAGCGCGCGCCCTGCGCAGGTCCTTGTGGGGTGCGTCGACGAGCCTCTGATCGTTGGTGTAGGAGTGGATCGTGGTCATGAATCCGCGCTCGATGCCGAAGCTCTCCTGCAGGACTTTGGCCACAGGCGCCAGGCAATTTGTCGTGCAACTGGCGCCGGAGACTATCGTGTCCTTGGATGCGTCGTAGGTCTCGTGGTTGACGCCGTAGACGAACGTCGGGGTGTCCTTCTCCTTTGCCGGAGCAGAGAGGATCACGCGCT
Proteins encoded in this region:
- the gap gene encoding type I glyceraldehyde-3-phosphate dehydrogenase → DVMAHLFKYDSAHGRFEGEVSCTEKTLRVSGHEIPVTSEKDPSALPWKAMECDIVLECTGKFVERAGASAHLKAGAKRVILSAPAKEKDTPTFVYGVNHETYDASKDTIVSGASCTTNCLAPVAKVLQESFGIERGFMTTIHSYTNDQRLVDAPHKDLRRARAAAVSQIPTTTGAAKAVGLVLPMLAGKLDGISVRVPTLNVSLVDLVATLSKQATADEVNAALKKASEGELKGIMAYVTDPCVSVDFMGDNHASNVDAGYTKTIGNMVKILSWYDNEMGFTHQMLRLAEYMGKKL